In Anser cygnoides isolate HZ-2024a breed goose chromosome 23, Taihu_goose_T2T_genome, whole genome shotgun sequence, the following are encoded in one genomic region:
- the TARDBP gene encoding TAR DNA-binding protein 43: MSEYIRVTEDENDEPIEIPSEDDGTVLLSTVTAQFPGACGLRYRNPVSQCMRGVRLVEGILHAPEAGWGNLVYVVNYPKDNKRKMDETDASSAVKVKRAVQKTSDLIVLGLPWKTTEQDLKEYFSTFGEVLMVQVKKDIKTGHSKGFGFVRFTDYETQVKVMSQRHMIDGRWCDCKLPNSKQSPDEPLRSRKVFVGRCTEDMTADELRQFFAQYGEVVDVFIPKPFRAFAFVTFADDQVAQSLCGEDLIIKGISVHISNAEPKHNSNRQLERGGRFGGNPGGFGNQGGFGNSRGGGGGLGNNQGSNMGGGMNFGAFSINPAMMAAAQAALQSSWGMMGMLASQQNQSGPSGNNQPQGNMQREQNQGFSSGNNSYGGSNSGAAIGWGSASNAGSSSGFNGGFGSSMDSKSSGWGM; this comes from the exons ATGTCGGAGTATATCCGGGTCACGGAGGATGAGAACGACGAGCCCATCGAGATCCCCTCGGAGGACGACGGCACCGTCCTGCTGTCCACGGTGACGGCCCAGTTCCCCGGGGCGTGCGGGCTGCGCTACAGGAACCCGGTGTCGCAGTGCATGAGGGGCGTCCGGCTGGTCGAGGGGATTCTGCACGCCCCGGAGGCGGGCTGGGGAAACCTGGTCTATGTTGTTAATTATCCCAAAG AtaataagagaaaaatggaTGAAACAGATGCATCGTCGGCTGTGAAAGTAAAACGAGCAGTACAGAAGACTTCAGATTTGATAGTCCTAGGTTTACCCTGGAAAACCACTGAGCAAGACTTAAAGGAATACTTCAGTACGTTTGGAGAAGTTCTCATGGTGCAG GTTAAGAAGGATATTAAAACTGGTCACTCaaaaggttttggttttgttcggTTTACGGATTATGAAACCCAGGTGAAAGTAATGTCTCAGCGACACATGATAGATGGAAGATGGTGTGACTGTAAGCTTCCCAATTCAAAG CAAAGTCCCGACGAGCCTTTGCGCAGCAGAAAAGTGTTCGTTGGGCGTTGCACTGAGGACATGACAGCAGATGAACTCCGGCAGTTTTTTGCTCAGTACGGAGAAGTGGTAGATGTCTTCATTCCTAAACCCTTCCgagcttttgcttttgttacatTTGCAGATGATCAG GTTGCCCAGTCTCTTTGTGGAGAGGACTTGATCATTAAAGGAATCAGCGTACATATATCCAATGCTGAACCTAAGCACAATAGCAATAGACAGTTAGAGAGAGGTGGAAGATTTGGTGGTAATCCTGGAGGCTTTGGGAATCAGGGGGGGTTTGGCAACAGCAGGGGAGGCGGGGGAGGGCTGGGTAACAACCAGGGCAGTAACATGGGTGGGGGAATGAACTTCGGAGCCTTTAGCATCAACCCTGCCATGATGGCAGCAGCgcaggcagccctgcagagcagctggggaatGATGGGCATGCTGGCCAGCCAGCAGAACCAGTCAGGGCCGTCGGGAAACAACCAGCCTCAAGGCAACATGCAGCGGGAGCAGAACCAGGGGTTTAGTTCAGGAAATAACTCTTACGGTGGTTCCAACTCGGGAGCAGCAATAGGCTGGGGCTCAGCCTCGAACGCGGGCTCCAGCAGTGGGTTTAACGGAGGCTTTGGTTCAAGCATGGATTCCAAATCGTCAGGCTGGGGAATGTAG